The Xanthomonas fragariae genome has a segment encoding these proteins:
- the pyrH gene encoding UMP kinase, with product MSELPYRRILLKLSGEALMGDGDYGIDPKVINRLAQEVIEAQQAGAQVALVIGGGNIFRGAGLAASGMDRVTGDHMGMLATVINALAMQDALEKLGAKVRVMSAIKINDVCEDFIRRRAIRHLEKGRIAIFAAGTGNPFFTTDSGAALRAIEIGADLLLKATKVDGVYDKDPKKHTDAVRYDRLTYDQVIMQGLEVMDTAAFALARDSDLPLRIFGMSEPGVLLRILHGEQIGTLVQGRS from the coding sequence ATGTCTGAACTTCCCTATCGCCGCATTCTTCTCAAACTTTCCGGGGAGGCGCTGATGGGAGACGGGGATTACGGCATCGATCCCAAAGTCATCAATCGCCTCGCCCAGGAAGTGATCGAAGCGCAGCAAGCCGGCGCACAGGTCGCTTTGGTGATCGGCGGCGGCAACATCTTCCGCGGCGCCGGCCTGGCCGCCAGCGGCATGGACCGCGTCACCGGCGACCACATGGGCATGCTGGCTACGGTGATCAACGCGCTGGCGATGCAGGACGCGCTGGAAAAGCTCGGAGCCAAAGTGCGCGTGATGAGCGCGATCAAGATCAACGACGTCTGCGAAGACTTCATCCGTCGTCGTGCGATCCGTCATCTGGAAAAGGGCCGCATCGCGATCTTCGCCGCCGGCACAGGCAACCCATTCTTCACCACCGACTCGGGCGCCGCCCTGCGCGCGATCGAGATCGGCGCCGACCTGCTGCTCAAGGCAACCAAGGTCGACGGCGTGTACGACAAGGACCCGAAGAAGCACACCGATGCAGTGCGTTACGACAGACTGACCTACGATCAGGTCATCATGCAGGGCCTGGAAGTGATGGACACGGCCGCATTCGCATTGGCGCGCGACAGCGACCTGCCGCTGCGCATCTTCGGCATGAGCGAGCCGGGCGTGCTGCTGCGCATCTTGCATGGCGAACAGATCGGTACCCTGGTCCAGGGCCGCAGCTGA
- a CDS encoding phosphatidate cytidylyltransferase, with product MTKTRVIAALIMAPLAICAIVLLPTQWLAALAAILFLTGLWEWLKLSGIDDSLPRTVLLVLNLLLMVLMVWASAGSMVLFEIAALIGVAWWLVALLWLRFFTFGAGNGQARALKLAAGTLALLPAWAALVLLHANPDKGNLWLLTALTMVWAADSAAYFAGRAFGKHKLAQRISPNKTIEGLLGGMLAGIAVACAFGWLAGLTLEHVPQLMLVSAVAVLASVLGDLFESLLKRQAGAKDSGTVIPGHGGVLDRIDGVLAALPVFALGKEILGF from the coding sequence ATGACCAAGACCCGCGTGATTGCCGCGCTGATCATGGCGCCGCTCGCAATTTGCGCGATCGTGCTGTTGCCCACGCAGTGGCTGGCGGCGCTGGCGGCGATCCTGTTCCTGACCGGACTGTGGGAGTGGCTCAAGCTCTCTGGCATCGACGACAGCCTGCCGCGCACCGTGCTGCTGGTACTCAATTTGCTGCTGATGGTGCTGATGGTGTGGGCGTCGGCCGGCTCCATGGTGCTGTTCGAGATTGCCGCGCTGATAGGCGTGGCGTGGTGGTTGGTGGCACTGCTTTGGCTGCGCTTTTTCACCTTTGGTGCCGGCAACGGCCAGGCGCGCGCGCTCAAGCTGGCCGCAGGCACGTTGGCGTTGCTGCCAGCATGGGCCGCACTGGTACTGCTGCATGCCAATCCGGACAAGGGCAACCTGTGGCTGCTGACCGCGCTGACCATGGTATGGGCGGCCGACTCAGCCGCATACTTCGCCGGTCGCGCCTTCGGCAAGCACAAGCTGGCGCAGCGGATCAGCCCCAACAAAACCATCGAAGGCCTGCTCGGCGGGATGCTCGCCGGTATCGCGGTCGCCTGCGCATTCGGCTGGCTGGCCGGGCTGACCCTGGAGCATGTGCCGCAGCTGATGCTGGTCTCCGCAGTCGCGGTGCTGGCCTCTGTACTGGGCGATCTGTTCGAGAGTCTGCTCAAGCGCCAGGCGGGCGCCAAGGACTCGGGCACGGTGATTCCGGGCCACGGCGGCGTGCTGGATCGGATCGATGGCGTGCTCGCCGCCCTGCCGGTGTTCGCACTCGGCAAGGAAATTCTGGGGTTCTAG
- the frr gene encoding ribosome recycling factor, producing MLNQIKKDAQTRMTKSIDALRHSLTTVRTGRASPALLDGIKVKAYGTDTPLNQVASISVSEGRSLVIGLFDKSMIKDVEKAIYASDLGLTPTVVGTVIRLNLPPLTEERRKELSKVVHGEGEDSKVAIRNIRRDANQQVKDLLKDKKVTEDEARSSEDEIQKLTDKAIKDVDEVVKDKEQELMTV from the coding sequence ATGCTCAACCAGATCAAAAAAGACGCGCAGACGCGCATGACCAAGAGCATCGATGCTCTACGTCATTCACTGACCACCGTGCGTACCGGGCGCGCCTCGCCGGCGTTGCTGGACGGCATCAAGGTCAAGGCATATGGCACCGACACTCCGCTCAATCAGGTTGCCAGCATCAGCGTGTCCGAAGGACGCTCGCTGGTGATCGGCCTGTTCGACAAGAGCATGATCAAGGACGTCGAGAAAGCGATTTACGCCTCGGATCTAGGCCTGACCCCAACCGTGGTAGGCACCGTGATCCGTCTGAACCTTCCGCCGTTGACCGAGGAGCGCCGCAAGGAGCTCAGCAAGGTCGTGCATGGCGAAGGCGAAGACAGCAAGGTGGCCATCCGCAATATCCGTCGCGATGCCAACCAGCAGGTCAAGGATCTGCTCAAGGACAAGAAGGTCACCGAAGACGAGGCACGCAGCTCGGAAGACGAGATCCAGAAGCTGACCGATAAGGCCATCAAAGACGTGGATGAGGTCGTCAAGGACAAGGAACAGGAATTGATGACGGTCTGA
- a CDS encoding 1-deoxy-D-xylulose-5-phosphate reductoisomerase gives MAGSSPRQVAVFGATGSIGASALDVIARHPERLRASVLSAGSKIDELLALCAMHRPTHAVIADDSLYPALRDGLRARGLETQAHAGSEALDALAGSDACDTVVAAIVGATGLPSTLAAARAGKRLLLANKESLVLAGELLTRTAAAAGAEIIPIDSEHSAIFQCLRSCDASGGVRRVILTASGGPFRGWDRAALAAVTPAQAVAHPKWSMGPKISVDSATLMNKGLEVIEAHHLFGLPGAQIDVLVHPQSLVHSLVEFVDGSTLAQLGLPDMRTTLAVGLAWPERVESGVAGLDLLSQGRLDFEAPDTAAFPCLRLAWDTLRAGGTAPAILNAANEVAVSAFLQGQVGFLAIHALVEHTLTTLPRNNADTLETLLFADAQARQITERALAHHALHA, from the coding sequence ATGGCTGGCTCCTCTCCCCGTCAGGTCGCCGTGTTCGGCGCGACCGGCTCGATCGGTGCGTCGGCACTGGACGTGATCGCGCGCCACCCGGAGCGATTGCGCGCCAGCGTGTTGTCGGCAGGCAGCAAGATCGATGAGCTGCTGGCGCTGTGCGCCATGCATCGGCCGACGCATGCGGTGATCGCGGACGACTCCTTGTACCCGGCGTTGCGCGATGGGTTGCGTGCGCGGGGCTTGGAGACCCAGGCGCATGCCGGTTCCGAAGCGTTGGACGCGCTGGCCGGCAGCGATGCCTGCGACACTGTGGTAGCTGCCATTGTCGGCGCGACCGGGCTACCCTCCACCCTGGCCGCTGCCCGCGCCGGCAAACGGCTGTTGCTGGCCAACAAGGAATCGTTGGTGCTGGCCGGCGAGCTGCTGACCCGCACCGCAGCCGCCGCTGGCGCGGAAATCATTCCGATCGACAGCGAGCACAGCGCCATCTTTCAGTGTCTGCGCTCCTGCGACGCAAGCGGCGGCGTGCGTCGGGTGATCCTGACCGCGTCCGGCGGCCCGTTCCGTGGCTGGGACCGCGCCGCACTGGCGGCGGTTACGCCCGCACAAGCCGTCGCGCATCCCAAATGGTCGATGGGCCCGAAGATTTCGGTGGATTCGGCGACCTTGATGAATAAAGGTCTGGAAGTCATCGAAGCGCATCACCTGTTTGGCCTTCCCGGCGCGCAGATCGATGTGCTGGTGCATCCGCAAAGTCTGGTGCATTCGCTGGTCGAGTTCGTCGACGGCTCCACCCTTGCCCAGCTCGGCCTGCCGGACATGCGCACCACCTTGGCGGTCGGTCTGGCATGGCCGGAGCGAGTCGAATCCGGGGTCGCCGGGCTGGACCTGTTGAGCCAGGGCCGGCTGGATTTCGAAGCTCCAGACACTGCCGCATTCCCCTGTCTGCGCTTGGCCTGGGACACATTGCGGGCCGGTGGAACCGCGCCTGCTATCCTGAACGCGGCCAACGAAGTAGCTGTTTCAGCGTTTCTTCAGGGCCAAGTGGGTTTTCTAGCGATCCATGCGTTAGTCGAACACACGCTGACAACGCTTCCGCGAAACAATGCCGACACCCTCGAAACCCTACTTTTTGCTGACGCGCAAGCGCGGCAAATCACTGAACGCGCCCTCGCCCACCACGCCCTTCATGCCTGA
- the uppS gene encoding polyprenyl diphosphate synthase codes for MHPAPSATAVPRHIAIIMDGNGRWAQLRRRPRVIGHRAGARAVNRTIDFCLEKGVSALTLFAFSSENWGRPQDEIDALMKLFLHALDREVEELQRRGVQVRFIGDRSRFAAQLRDRMAGAERMTAANSRLILSIAASYGGRQDITMAARALAEDVAAGRLQPQQINEALLSRRVALADLPAPDLFIRSGGDTRISNFLLWQLAYTELWFTETLWPDFDAGVLQQALDDYAGRERRFGLTSDQIADKATETSSA; via the coding sequence ATGCATCCAGCACCTTCCGCCACCGCTGTGCCGCGCCACATCGCCATCATCATGGATGGCAATGGGCGTTGGGCGCAGCTTCGGCGGCGTCCCCGCGTGATCGGTCATCGCGCGGGCGCGCGGGCGGTCAATCGCACCATCGATTTCTGCCTGGAAAAAGGCGTCTCGGCACTGACGCTGTTCGCGTTCTCCAGTGAAAACTGGGGCCGCCCGCAGGACGAAATCGACGCGCTGATGAAGCTGTTTCTGCATGCGCTCGACCGCGAGGTCGAAGAACTGCAGCGACGTGGCGTGCAAGTGCGCTTTATCGGCGACCGCAGTCGCTTCGCGGCGCAATTGCGCGACCGCATGGCCGGTGCCGAACGCATGACCGCGGCCAATTCGCGCCTGATACTGAGCATCGCCGCCAGCTACGGCGGCCGCCAGGACATTACGATGGCCGCACGCGCACTGGCCGAGGACGTGGCCGCCGGTCGCCTGCAGCCGCAACAGATCAACGAAGCCCTGCTTTCCAGACGTGTCGCACTGGCCGATCTGCCGGCGCCGGATCTGTTTATCCGAAGCGGTGGCGACACCCGCATCAGCAATTTCCTGCTCTGGCAGCTCGCCTACACCGAGCTGTGGTTCACCGAAACCTTGTGGCCGGACTTCGATGCCGGCGTGCTGCAGCAGGCGCTGGATGACTACGCCGGGCGCGAGCGTCGCTTCGGCCTGACCAGCGACCAGATCGCCGACAAGGCGACGGAGACCTCCTCCGCATGA
- the rpsB gene encoding 30S ribosomal protein S2: protein MPQVTMRQMLEAGVHFGHRARYWHPKMAPYIFGARGNIHIINLEKTVPLFNDAMNYLSSIAQKRGTVLFLGTKRSARESIKEEAERCGMPFMTQRWLGGMLTNFRTVKQSVARLKELESAETDGTFDKLVKHEVLGLRREREKLDASLGGVKDMNRLPDAIFVIDIGHEDIAIKEAKKLGIPVIAVVDTNYDPTLVDYAIPGNDDAIRAVQLYARAAADAVLEGKAAAPNSASVREEEFSAESADEGKGRRAPAKKAEKKSDASAAAAPTAE from the coding sequence ATGCCCCAAGTCACTATGCGTCAGATGCTGGAAGCCGGCGTTCATTTCGGCCACCGAGCCCGTTACTGGCACCCCAAGATGGCGCCGTACATCTTCGGCGCGCGCGGCAATATCCACATCATCAACCTCGAGAAGACCGTTCCGCTCTTCAATGACGCGATGAACTACCTCTCCTCGATCGCGCAGAAGCGCGGCACCGTGCTGTTCCTGGGCACCAAGCGCAGCGCTCGCGAGTCCATCAAGGAAGAAGCCGAGCGTTGCGGCATGCCGTTCATGACCCAGCGCTGGTTGGGCGGCATGCTGACCAACTTCCGTACCGTCAAGCAATCGGTTGCCCGCCTGAAGGAACTCGAGTCGGCCGAGACCGATGGCACCTTCGACAAGCTGGTCAAGCACGAAGTGCTGGGCCTGCGCCGCGAGCGCGAGAAGCTGGACGCCTCGCTCGGCGGCGTTAAGGACATGAACCGTCTGCCCGACGCGATCTTCGTGATCGACATTGGCCATGAAGACATCGCCATCAAGGAAGCCAAAAAGCTCGGCATCCCGGTGATCGCTGTAGTCGACACCAACTACGATCCGACCCTGGTCGACTATGCCATTCCGGGTAACGACGACGCCATCCGCGCCGTGCAGCTGTACGCACGCGCCGCTGCCGACGCGGTGCTGGAAGGCAAGGCTGCTGCGCCGAACTCGGCTTCGGTGCGCGAAGAAGAGTTCTCGGCTGAATCCGCCGACGAAGGCAAGGGCCGTCGCGCCCCGGCCAAGAAGGCCGAGAAGAAGTCAGACGCTTCGGCTGCCGCTGCCCCCACTGCCGAGTAA
- the tsf gene encoding translation elongation factor Ts: MEITASLVKELRERTGAGMMECKKALLENAGDIDAAAEWLRKSGLAKADKKADRVAAEGRIATAQIGGKAVLVEVNSETDFVAKDENFLAFTVTVASAALNSDATDAEALKSIKLDSGETIEERRAAVIAKVGENLQVRRLVRIDSANNVAAYVHGGRIGVLVELKGGDIELARGIAMHIAAMNPPHIKASDVPAEFVAKEKEIELAKMSEKDKSKPTEILEKIISGKISKIVNEVTLYGQPYVLNTDQTVGQAVKAAGAEVVFFQRLAVGEGIEKVVEDYAAEVMKQAGLA, from the coding sequence ATGGAAATCACTGCTTCCCTGGTCAAGGAACTGCGCGAGCGCACCGGCGCCGGCATGATGGAGTGCAAGAAGGCACTCCTCGAAAACGCAGGCGACATCGACGCCGCTGCCGAATGGCTGCGCAAGTCGGGTCTGGCCAAGGCTGACAAGAAGGCCGACCGTGTGGCCGCCGAAGGTCGCATCGCCACCGCACAGATCGGCGGCAAGGCAGTGCTGGTCGAAGTCAACTCCGAGACCGACTTTGTTGCCAAGGACGAGAATTTCCTGGCCTTCACCGTGACCGTGGCCAGCGCTGCGCTGAACTCGGACGCAACCGATGCCGAAGCGCTGAAGAGCATCAAGCTGGACAGCGGCGAGACTATAGAAGAGCGCCGCGCTGCGGTCATCGCCAAGGTCGGCGAGAACCTGCAGGTGCGTCGTTTGGTGCGTATCGACAGCGCCAACAACGTCGCTGCCTACGTGCACGGCGGCCGTATCGGTGTGCTGGTCGAACTGAAGGGTGGCGACATCGAGCTGGCGCGCGGCATCGCCATGCACATCGCTGCGATGAATCCGCCGCACATCAAGGCCTCCGACGTTCCGGCCGAGTTCGTTGCCAAGGAAAAGGAAATCGAACTGGCCAAGATGTCCGAGAAGGACAAGTCCAAGCCGACCGAGATTCTGGAAAAGATCATCAGCGGCAAGATCAGCAAGATCGTCAACGAAGTGACGCTTTACGGTCAGCCGTATGTGCTCAACACCGACCAGACCGTCGGGCAGGCCGTCAAAGCGGCAGGTGCCGAGGTGGTCTTTTTCCAGCGCCTGGCCGTTGGCGAAGGCATCGAGAAGGTGGTGGAAGACTACGCCGCCGAAGTGATGAAGCAGGCCGGACTGGCCTGA
- the bamA gene encoding outer membrane protein assembly factor BamA, protein MTRLPTRSLLALALAAGLSLSAVALAAEPFVASDIRVDGLQRIASGTVFTYLPVNRGDTVDDGKVADSIRALYRTGFFEDVQLDRQGNILVITVKERPAINKLTVTGNKDIKSEELLKGLGDIGLTEGGTFDRLSLDRVTQELTRQYNNRGKYNVEITPTVSPLDRNRVDVAIAIKEGKAAKIRHVNLIGTEKFANEDILENWESKEHNWASWYRRDDQYSKEKMSGDLEKLNSWYLDRGYVDFSIDSTQVSISPDKRDMFVSAGVTEGEQYKISEIKVTGDTVLPQADIERLVTPKAGDIFSRALLQYSSDAITNTLSNVGYAFAKVNPIPTPNREDRTVAVNLQVVPGPRVTVRRILYKGNSRTSDEVLRREMRQFENTWYSQAAIDRSKIRLQRLGYFESVDVETPAVPGSNDQVDVVYNVKETTSGSFVFGLGYSQSFGVTTSVQLSQNNFLGGGNRVAVEASRSSYQQRYAFSYTNPFFTDDGVSLGYNLSWRALDYSDFNTAQYNSKNGSAQVLFGVPITENDTVSAMVGVDSNQINTFAGQTPQAIIDYIDAVGTRTFHAWRTELGWARDTRDEFFMPTRGMYQRVGLETTLPGSTVEYYKLNYQISKYWRIMPAIVLNTRFELGYGDSYGNDSSRVLTNPDGSTRTVNATGLPFYENFYAGGTNSVRGFEDNTLGPRSERTVNYTRGQPLGGSFKTVGSVEMYFPKLFDSPSARVSAFFDFGNVYSGVDNFKANELRASTGVALLWRAPVGPISISYAFPLKKEDNDEIERLQFTFGGQF, encoded by the coding sequence ATGACGCGTCTTCCCACTCGCAGCCTGCTTGCCCTCGCTCTTGCTGCCGGCCTCAGCCTGTCAGCCGTTGCCCTGGCCGCCGAGCCGTTCGTTGCCAGCGACATCCGCGTCGACGGCCTGCAGCGCATTGCTTCTGGAACCGTGTTCACCTATTTGCCGGTGAACCGCGGCGACACCGTGGACGATGGCAAGGTTGCCGACTCGATCCGTGCGCTGTACCGCACCGGCTTCTTCGAGGACGTGCAGCTGGATCGCCAGGGCAACATCCTGGTGATCACGGTCAAGGAGCGCCCGGCGATCAACAAGCTCACAGTGACCGGCAACAAGGACATCAAGTCAGAAGAGCTGCTCAAGGGCCTGGGCGACATCGGCCTGACCGAAGGCGGCACCTTCGATCGCCTGAGCCTGGACCGCGTGACCCAGGAACTAACCCGTCAGTACAACAACCGCGGCAAGTACAACGTCGAGATCACCCCCACGGTGAGCCCGCTGGACCGCAACCGCGTCGATGTGGCCATCGCGATCAAGGAAGGCAAGGCGGCCAAGATTCGCCACGTCAACCTGATCGGTACCGAGAAATTCGCCAACGAGGACATCCTGGAGAACTGGGAATCCAAAGAGCACAACTGGGCCTCGTGGTATCGCCGCGACGATCAGTACTCCAAGGAGAAGATGTCCGGCGATCTGGAAAAGCTCAACTCCTGGTATCTGGACCGCGGCTACGTGGACTTCAGCATCGACTCAACCCAGGTGTCGATCAGCCCCGACAAGCGCGACATGTTCGTCAGCGCTGGCGTCACCGAGGGCGAGCAGTACAAGATTTCCGAGATCAAGGTCACCGGCGACACCGTGCTGCCGCAGGCCGACATCGAGCGTCTGGTCACCCCCAAGGCGGGCGACATCTTCTCGCGTGCGCTGCTGCAATACAGCTCCGATGCGATCACCAACACGCTGAGCAACGTCGGTTACGCGTTCGCCAAGGTCAATCCGATCCCGACCCCGAACCGCGAAGACCGCACGGTTGCGGTGAATCTGCAAGTAGTGCCGGGCCCGCGCGTGACCGTGCGCCGCATCCTCTACAAGGGCAACAGCCGCACTTCCGACGAGGTCTTGCGCCGCGAAATGCGCCAGTTCGAAAACACCTGGTACTCGCAGGCCGCGATTGATCGTTCCAAGATCCGTCTGCAGCGTCTAGGCTACTTCGAGAGCGTAGACGTAGAAACCCCAGCGGTGCCGGGCAGCAACGACCAGGTCGACGTGGTCTACAACGTCAAAGAAACCACCTCTGGCAGCTTCGTGTTCGGCCTGGGTTACTCGCAGAGCTTCGGTGTGACCACCTCGGTGCAGTTGTCGCAGAACAACTTCCTGGGCGGTGGCAACCGTGTGGCGGTGGAAGCCTCGCGCAGCAGCTATCAGCAGCGTTACGCGTTTTCCTACACCAACCCGTTCTTTACCGACGACGGCGTATCGCTGGGCTACAACCTGTCCTGGCGTGCGTTGGACTACTCGGACTTCAACACCGCGCAGTACAACAGCAAGAATGGTTCGGCGCAGGTGTTGTTCGGCGTGCCGATTACCGAGAACGACACCGTGTCGGCGATGGTCGGCGTGGACAGCAACCAGATCAATACGTTCGCCGGCCAGACGCCGCAGGCGATCATCGATTACATCGATGCGGTCGGTACGCGTACCTTCCATGCCTGGCGGACCGAGTTGGGCTGGGCGCGCGATACCCGCGATGAGTTTTTCATGCCCACTCGCGGCATGTACCAGCGTGTCGGCCTGGAAACCACCCTGCCAGGCTCCACGGTCGAGTACTACAAGCTCAACTATCAGATATCCAAGTACTGGCGCATCATGCCGGCGATCGTGTTGAACACGCGCTTCGAGCTGGGCTACGGCGACAGCTACGGCAACGACAGCTCGCGCGTGTTGACCAATCCGGATGGATCGACCCGCACGGTTAATGCCACCGGCCTGCCGTTCTACGAGAACTTCTACGCCGGCGGCACCAACTCGGTACGCGGCTTCGAAGACAACACGCTGGGGCCACGCTCGGAACGGACGGTGAACTACACGCGCGGCCAGCCGCTGGGTGGCTCGTTCAAGACCGTCGGTTCGGTGGAAATGTATTTCCCGAAACTGTTCGATAGCCCGTCGGCGCGCGTATCGGCGTTCTTCGACTTCGGTAACGTGTACAGCGGCGTGGACAACTTCAAGGCCAACGAATTGCGCGCCTCCACCGGCGTGGCATTGTTGTGGCGCGCACCGGTCGGCCCCATCTCGATCAGCTACGCGTTCCCGCTGAAAAAGGAAGACAACGACGAAATCGAACGTCTGCAGTTCACTTTCGGCGGCCAGTTCTAA
- the rseP gene encoding RIP metalloprotease RseP: MGDFIGSVWWMIVSLGVLVTFHEFGHFWVARRCGVKVLRFSVGFGKPLWMRRDRHGTKFVIAAIPLGGYVKMLDEREGDVHPAEQDQAFNRKTVWQRIAIVIAGPIANLLLCIAMLWAMFVVGKQDYSATVGRADGLAAEAGLTPGERIVRIDGRSVSSWSDASMQLATAAMDKRDIRVLTASDAGSSEHTLRLSQLPAGFDERSVASLGGIGWQFMLQPPVIADVLPGSVANGLLKPGDRIVAIDGKPIRSAEDIIPQVQALGKHGGPGMIEVARGEDRLALEIAPRRSPQGQWMLGIRPAAAPVPEYDSRQQYGVLAAVPAAIRETGRMTVDSLGMMKRMLTGQASVKNISGPVTIARAANASAERGLDWFLYFLGSLSLSLAIINLMPIPILDGGHLLYYLIELVKGSPISERAMIAGQYVGLAVLAGLMGLAFYNDILGLVPR; the protein is encoded by the coding sequence ATGGGTGATTTCATCGGTTCGGTCTGGTGGATGATCGTCAGCCTGGGTGTATTGGTGACTTTCCACGAATTCGGACACTTCTGGGTCGCGCGTCGCTGCGGCGTCAAGGTGCTGCGCTTTTCTGTGGGCTTCGGCAAACCGTTGTGGATGCGCCGCGATCGCCACGGCACCAAGTTCGTGATCGCCGCAATTCCGCTCGGCGGCTATGTCAAGATGCTCGACGAGCGCGAGGGCGATGTGCATCCAGCCGAGCAGGACCAGGCGTTCAATCGCAAGACCGTGTGGCAACGCATAGCAATCGTGATCGCTGGCCCGATCGCCAATCTGTTGCTGTGCATAGCGATGCTGTGGGCGATGTTCGTGGTCGGCAAGCAGGATTATTCGGCCACCGTGGGCCGTGCCGATGGCCTGGCCGCTGAAGCCGGGTTGACCCCGGGCGAGCGTATCGTGCGCATCGATGGCCGCAGCGTGAGTAGCTGGAGCGATGCCAGCATGCAGCTGGCCACTGCGGCGATGGACAAGCGCGACATCCGCGTTTTGACTGCCTCCGACGCCGGCAGCAGCGAGCACACCTTGCGCCTATCGCAGTTGCCGGCTGGCTTCGACGAGCGCAGCGTCGCCTCGCTGGGCGGTATCGGCTGGCAGTTCATGCTGCAGCCGCCGGTGATCGCCGACGTGCTGCCCGGCTCGGTGGCCAATGGCCTGCTCAAGCCGGGCGACCGCATCGTCGCCATCGATGGCAAGCCGATCCGCTCGGCCGAGGACATCATTCCCCAGGTGCAGGCGCTGGGCAAGCATGGCGGCCCCGGCATGATCGAAGTGGCGCGAGGCGAGGACCGCCTGGCGCTGGAAATCGCCCCGCGCAGATCGCCGCAAGGCCAATGGATGCTGGGCATCCGCCCGGCCGCTGCGCCGGTGCCGGAGTACGACAGCCGTCAGCAGTACGGCGTCTTGGCTGCGGTGCCTGCGGCGATCCGCGAAACCGGCAGAATGACGGTCGATTCGCTCGGCATGATGAAGCGCATGCTGACTGGCCAGGCCTCGGTAAAGAACATCTCCGGTCCGGTCACGATCGCGCGCGCCGCCAATGCCTCGGCCGAACGCGGGCTCGACTGGTTCCTGTACTTCCTTGGATCGCTGTCGCTTAGCCTGGCAATCATCAACCTGATGCCCATCCCAATCTTGGACGGTGGGCACCTGCTGTATTACCTTATTGAGTTGGTCAAGGGCAGCCCGATCAGCGAACGGGCCATGATTGCCGGACAATATGTTGGTCTGGCGGTTCTGGCCGGGCTGATGGGACTGGCGTTCTACAACGATATCCTCGGCCTGGTTCCACGATGA
- a CDS encoding fimbrial biogenesis chaperone, whose protein sequence is MAASRLVCGWLALVLALAGAGPATAAEIAIAPTTAYIPADSDQATVWLHNQAALPWRAEAKLYRWRQDGDRELLEPATDATVSPTNFEIPSQGRQLLRLIRLGPSPTHAEDNYRLVVTQHATGEETELLRYSIPLFALPSQPGERHPALQATLSRQGQGSDRVLRVHNAGLSHARLAGLAYIAADGTRSSIRDDLAGYVLPGQTRQWALPANLPAGNGRFVARVNSDVETTLALEPQASD, encoded by the coding sequence ATGGCCGCGTCCCGTCTTGTTTGCGGTTGGCTGGCTTTGGTTCTGGCTCTGGCCGGCGCTGGCCCCGCTACCGCCGCCGAGATCGCCATTGCGCCAACCACCGCGTATATTCCTGCCGACAGCGACCAAGCGACCGTCTGGCTCCACAACCAGGCCGCGCTGCCATGGCGCGCCGAAGCCAAGCTCTATCGCTGGCGTCAGGACGGCGATCGCGAACTGCTCGAACCGGCCACCGACGCTACCGTCAGCCCGACCAATTTCGAGATCCCGTCGCAAGGCCGGCAGTTGCTACGGTTAATCCGCCTCGGCCCCAGCCCGACGCATGCCGAAGACAACTACCGATTGGTCGTGACCCAGCACGCGACCGGCGAGGAGACCGAACTGCTGCGTTATTCCATACCGTTGTTTGCGCTGCCGAGCCAGCCGGGTGAGCGGCACCCGGCACTGCAGGCCACGCTCTCCAGGCAGGGCCAGGGCAGCGACCGCGTCCTGCGCGTCCACAACGCCGGGCTCAGCCACGCGCGCTTGGCTGGCTTGGCCTATATCGCTGCCGACGGCACCCGCAGCAGCATCCGCGACGACCTGGCCGGCTACGTACTGCCCGGCCAGACCCGGCAGTGGGCGCTGCCCGCCAACCTTCCTGCAGGCAACGGCCGGTTTGTGGCGCGCGTCAATAGCGATGTCGAAACTACACTCGCGTTGGAGCCGCAAGCCTCCGACTGA